CAAAAGTTAAGATTAAAGACAATACCGAAAATCAGACAAGCATAGCTGCGACATATGAGTTAGCGAGACAAGATTCATTCTCAAGAAGTTAGTGAGATGTAGGATTTTTCATGGCATGAGCAGGATCAGAGTAAGTCTAATGCTTCAGATACACAGTTTCAAAGTGGTCTTCATAACTAACAgcttcaaattttctttgaaaGTGAAATATATATCTCTCACTGTACATAGAACAGAAATGAAAAGACAAATTCTGGGGTATAGCTATATATAAAGTCAAGTTTATTACACAGACAGAATCAGTCTTTCTTTTTTACCTTGTTTAACACATTGTTTCGGCCGATAACCAAATAAATGTTCAGGTGGAAAATGCCTGGGAGTAATTGGCTTCGGTCGGGGAAATTTGAGTGTAAGAGCTGCTGGTAGCCTGGTACACGTCTCCTTGTGTTGAAGGGAAACATTCCTAAGAAGGCCATTTATTTGTGTCTTTTCCCGCCGATGGACTTTAACAGTACTATATGTGGCTCTGCACTGCAGCTTACTATAGGCAGACAAACCAATCCTTGACAAAAAGTTCACCATGATCACAGGACATGCAGAATCCATTTTGTCAATGGAAGTCGGAATTATGCCTGCTTGTTAAGGTTTCAGTCTGTTGTGTCGCCAGCTATCACATAAACACATACTGCTCAGTAATCTGACTAAAAAAATATCGATGCCACCAACGAGCTGAGTATCTATCTACCTGACTCAAATATTTCTGAATCAGAAAATGTATGTGTCGAGTCAGACATTAGGAAAAATAAGAATCAAATGATTTGACATCAGAAacgaaaaatttaaaaacaaatgaTTTGAGACGGATGTTGAAGTGGATGCCGAGTCAGATTCAGAATCCGAATCACATTAACAAAACAGGGTTGAATTGGGGGCcctggaaaaataattggggaccctagctacaggacaaaaaaaggtcatgaaatagtaattgggagttatcccttatccccaacttttttaaatggctaaactactggtaattaagttaattaattgctaattagtttagttagattaaaatcaaatttagggataaaattttgataaattttttttgtgtttttgtgttgtggagaggaagaagagttTTTGGGGAATTCTAGTAGAGGAATCATATTGCTGAAAATaaaggaaccaatcctcaaaatgaagaacccgaagctcaaaacaatcaggtaaacttcctatactcttcaaattgtatgaatgatgccccaagtggtcgattcatgtataCTGTGCAACTAGTCAGAGAGAGGGTCATtaagtcgagagggtaataaacgaacgactctaaggagtcgtcaattacttgacacaacctttgacgactcaaacctgcaacttttgcaggttatgaaaaatcgtcaagtgtgatataattaacgactccagctagttaggtcatatagagtcgttagcttaatatgtttagaacccaacgactctaaaactttttactctctGAAGATGTTAATCTTAGGATCGTTAATTAGACATTCATATATACTGACGACCCTAACAAGCCATTTCATAGACCAAGGGTCGGCaagcaaaatttataaaaccaaacgacccttcaacatcgttaacgacttcacatgacgacccttcaacatagttaacgactacaaccatttgacatgacgacccttcctattttttgaacagggaacaaattttgtatcatatagagtcgttagcgatttagaaatccctagacgacactattctagggcagaaaaccaggtttagggtcgttatctactacaccctaatggttaacgattttttatcaattcaacatgcatatcaaaaatcgttaagcaataaaaaaccgtggttaacgacctggaactgtaactgcaattttgcagttgaaaacctatttttttttagttcacttacgacgatgaatcagtgagaatttttttttctcagaagtcgttaatggaatgagaaacagtgggagagagggagcggaggagaagaagttattagagaagggtaaaataattatttcaccatcattttggaagCCCCATATATCTTTTGGTGTGGGTACAAAATGTGTCCTGGCCCCAATTAGTTTTCATGGCCCCATTTCAGCCGtgtaaaagaaaaatgaaagcaAATGACATGATATTATGCAGCCAGAACTGAAAGAAGAATGTAATAGCTCGAGTCAGATATGACTCGAAATGAATCAGTAGATATTGTGGGTCCCCATCAAAATAGACGGCTAAGATTAACAAAGTTTCAAAGAAGAAAGTCAGTTTGAAGTCTTTTTAGAGAGAGAGAATTCCCTAAACCAAAGCATTGTCAAGAATTTTCTTCATTCTTCTCTGTTcttcaaaaaaaggaaaaacaaaatctaGTTTCTTTGTCATCAGATCTCCTTGGACCTCTAAGGTAATCATACAGCACGTTACTCTAACCTATGATCTTTTATGTTCTCCCTTCTGTTCATGATTGATTTGTTTCCATTTCATTAGTAATCATTGTTAAATTCTCTGTTGTTCTTTTTAGTTGGGTTTTAACATCCTATGATTGGTATTCTCATATTGGTTTTACATTTTAGTTATATCTTGAGAAATGGAGAAATGGATTCTGCTTGGATCTGAAACTTGAACCAAATTAGGTCATAAAAATGTCTTGATTTAATATTTAGTATTGAGTGGTCAAAAAAATTGAGCTATGGGCTATTGGTTGAGTAATTTGTTAAGGAaacccactttttttttttttctttttttttttaatcaaatttgtgaaaatttcatgaaaaggGTTTGATATGATTCAATACATTGTATGTTTGATTTGTGAAGTGGTTGATTTGGTAGCTAATGTCTGTGATTAATTTTTTTGATAATTGATTGAGTGAATTTTGATAGTTTTAATGTTTGTATTTGTACTAGATGTCACATGCAAGAGAAGGAAGGTCTATGTCTCGCTCTCTTACTCCACCGCCTAGTAGAATTCGTAGATGAtccctgtctccttcaccaactaGACTTCGTAGGTCGAGGTCAAGGTCAGAGGAAGGAGTCGCTCAAGGTATAATCACTATTCTCTTAGAAGTTTGTCCATTCTAGTTGGGTGCAACAATTATCTTATTATGAAGCTTGTATATTGGTTGCAGGAGTCGAGAGCCGGGAGAAGTTGTTAACCCGGGTAATAACTTGTATGTAACTGGCTTGTCCACTAGGGTTAGTTCAAGTGATCTCGAGAAGCATTTTAGCAGTGAAGGAAAGGTTAGTTGTTGATTTCATAATGGTTTATGTGAATGGCATTCTGTACAATGTAACATTGTTATTGAAATGTGGTGTTGATGGAACTTAATGTCGAATGCAGATTGCGGAGTGCCATTTGGTTACTGATCCTCGCACCAGGGAGTCTCGTGGATTTGCGTTCATTATGATGAAAACTGTTGAGGATGCTGATCGTTGTATCAAGTATCTTAACCGCTCAGTTCTCGAAGGCCGCCTGATTACAGTGGAGAAGGTAACTTAATTTTGTAATGATGGAtgtgatatttttgttactatctTCCTCATCTTCAAAAATGGCGGCTGATTACTTTTGGCAGCAGGTTTGGTGTGTATGTAGCTTCAGCGACTTCAAAATCTAAGCTCTCTAAACTATCAAACCCACTTCTCGATTCAATAGCAGCCCAAAGCAGTGAATATGGTATCCCCAAATAACGAGAGatatctaaaaagcatgccagATTACGTCATCCGATCGAACTTTCACCCTTTCGACATGAGCTCTGCGTCGACATCTCAAATTTCTTTTCGAATCCGACTAGTTTACGGCGGGTTGTATGCCCTGCAAGGCTGCAACTG
The nucleotide sequence above comes from Papaver somniferum cultivar HN1 chromosome 8, ASM357369v1, whole genome shotgun sequence. Encoded proteins:
- the LOC113305020 gene encoding serine/arginine-rich splicing factor SR45a-like, which produces MFVFVLDVTCKRRKVEVKVRGRSRSRSREPGEVVNPGNNLYVTGLSTRVSSSDLEKHFSSEGKIAECHLVTDPRTRESRGFAFIMMKTVEDADRCIKYLNRSVLEGRLITVEKAKRKRGRTPTPGRYQGVKDKRGGFGGDRGDHGPIGGRRRSRSYSPRGRPSRDVRDGPPYFRSHRERSPPRYAPLPYSRPRSPYGRRGEDYPSYERRR